Proteins encoded in a region of the Cytobacillus pseudoceanisediminis genome:
- a CDS encoding DUF421 domain-containing protein, translating to MFLILKILSLYLITIMIMRLMGKSTIIQMTPYDLVAIIIVGTVASEPLISTEYWPTLAALAILVGLHILFSYLTLNQIGNRFFLGEPTMLIKNGEILEDNLEKSHLSMTQLLSILRSKGYPKIADVDYAILEPIGEVSIIPKVANTPVTVEHLNISIQDEGLPIAVIVDGRIQARNLELLGQTKDWLLEQLRQNNLNEKDIMYAYVNEKSKKLNINRRR from the coding sequence GTCTTTACTTAATCACAATCATGATTATGAGACTGATGGGCAAGTCGACAATTATCCAGATGACTCCTTACGACCTCGTCGCCATCATTATTGTTGGTACAGTTGCCTCTGAGCCTCTTATTAGCACAGAATACTGGCCGACATTAGCAGCATTGGCGATTCTTGTAGGCCTTCATATTCTCTTTTCCTATTTGACTTTAAACCAAATTGGCAACCGATTTTTTCTTGGGGAACCGACAATGCTGATTAAAAACGGTGAAATCCTGGAAGACAATCTGGAAAAATCCCACCTTTCCATGACTCAGCTGCTGTCTATCCTAAGAAGCAAAGGCTATCCAAAAATTGCGGATGTGGATTACGCCATTCTTGAGCCTATCGGTGAAGTGAGCATCATACCGAAAGTGGCCAATACGCCTGTTACCGTCGAACATTTAAATATCTCCATTCAGGATGAGGGCCTCCCTATTGCGGTTATTGTGGATGGGAGGATTCAGGCGCGTAATCTCGAGCTGCTGGGACAGACTAAAGATTGGCTTTTAGAGCAGCTGCGGCAAAACAATTTGAATGAGAAAGATATTATGTACGCTTATGTAAATGAAAAGTCAAAAAAATTGAATATAAATAGACGCAGATAA
- a CDS encoding metallophosphoesterase family protein, whose product MGKVAIISDIHGNITALEAVLDNIRERGIEIIFCLGDLIGKGPNSLKAVERIKETCEVVLLGNWDDFMQKPLDFEEGRWHQRQLGEEALAYLGTLPFHHDFYMSGKYVRLYHASAKSIYHRVVPMRDSYEEKLAMFENTENINAGEDGLIPDVVGYGDIHAALIEPVHPHRTLFNAGSVGNSLDIPQATYAILHGEYLSKEAGPFSIEIVRIPYDIEKEISIAKDMGMPNIEAYALELREAKYRGLLRKYNQMIKKTKITCTHINKIIRT is encoded by the coding sequence ATGGGGAAAGTAGCCATAATTTCTGATATTCATGGAAATATCACAGCTCTGGAGGCGGTGCTGGACAATATCCGCGAACGCGGAATAGAGATTATTTTCTGCCTAGGTGATTTAATAGGAAAGGGGCCAAACTCCCTTAAAGCCGTTGAACGGATAAAAGAAACCTGTGAAGTGGTCCTCCTTGGAAACTGGGATGATTTCATGCAGAAGCCGCTGGACTTTGAAGAGGGCAGATGGCATCAGAGACAGCTTGGGGAAGAGGCGTTAGCCTATTTGGGAACTCTGCCATTCCATCACGATTTTTATATGAGCGGCAAATATGTCAGGCTCTACCATGCTTCCGCTAAAAGCATTTATCATCGGGTTGTACCGATGCGGGATTCTTATGAAGAAAAGCTGGCTATGTTTGAGAATACAGAAAATATTAATGCCGGAGAGGACGGGCTAATTCCGGATGTTGTCGGCTATGGTGATATTCATGCTGCTTTGATTGAACCGGTCCATCCGCATAGGACGCTTTTCAATGCAGGAAGCGTTGGGAATTCCCTGGATATTCCTCAGGCAACCTATGCAATTTTGCATGGGGAATACTTATCGAAAGAGGCTGGGCCTTTCTCAATCGAAATTGTCCGGATTCCTTATGATATTGAAAAGGAAATAAGCATTGCCAAGGATATGGGTATGCCTAATATTGAGGCCTATGCGCTTGAGCTGCGCGAAGCGAAATATAGGGGGCTCCTAAGAAAGTATAATCAAATGATAAAAAAGACTAAAATAACCTGTACGCACATTAATAAAATTATCCGCACTTAA
- a CDS encoding manganese-dependent inorganic pyrophosphatase, translated as MSKVFVFGHKNPDTDSICSALAYAELKNKLGVDAEPIRLGQVNEETQYALNYFKAEAPRLVEAVSKEASEVILVDHNEFQQSADDIRDVKILEVIDHHRIANFETSDPLYYRAEPVGCTATILNKMYKENGVEISKETAGLMLSAIISDSLLFKSPTCTDQDVSAARELAEIAGVNAEEYGLEMLKAGADLSKKSVKELISLDAKEFQMGSYKTEIAQVNAVDLNDVLSRQEELEAAITENINNKELDLFVFVLTDILNNDSVAISLGKEAAAVEKAYDVTLENNSAVLKGVVSRKKQIVPPLTNVLAAK; from the coding sequence ATGTCAAAAGTATTTGTATTCGGACACAAAAACCCAGACACTGACTCAATCTGTTCAGCACTTGCTTATGCAGAATTAAAAAACAAATTAGGCGTTGATGCTGAGCCAATCCGCCTGGGCCAGGTAAATGAGGAAACACAATATGCTTTAAATTATTTTAAAGCTGAAGCTCCCCGTCTTGTTGAGGCAGTTTCCAAAGAAGCAAGCGAAGTAATCCTTGTAGACCATAATGAGTTCCAGCAAAGTGCTGATGATATCAGAGATGTGAAAATCCTTGAGGTTATTGACCACCACCGCATAGCGAACTTTGAAACAAGCGATCCGCTTTACTACCGCGCAGAGCCTGTTGGCTGCACAGCAACTATTCTGAACAAAATGTACAAGGAAAACGGTGTAGAAATCAGCAAGGAAACAGCTGGTTTAATGCTTTCGGCCATCATTTCCGATTCTTTGCTGTTCAAATCTCCAACATGCACAGATCAGGACGTTTCAGCAGCACGCGAGCTTGCTGAAATCGCGGGAGTAAACGCTGAAGAGTATGGTCTGGAAATGCTTAAAGCAGGAGCAGATTTAAGCAAGAAGAGCGTGAAAGAGCTAATCTCCCTTGATGCTAAGGAATTCCAAATGGGCAGCTATAAAACAGAAATCGCACAGGTTAATGCCGTGGACCTAAATGACGTATTAAGCCGCCAGGAAGAATTGGAAGCTGCCATTACTGAAAATATCAATAATAAAGAGCTTGACCTTTTTGTTTTTGTTTTAACTGACATCCTTAACAACGACTCAGTTGCCATTTCTCTTGGCAAAGAAGCTGCAGCAGTTGAAAAAGCTTATGATGTAACACTTGAAAACAACAGTGCCGTATTAAAGGGCGTTGTGTCACGCAAAAAGCAGATTGTACCGCCGCTTACTAACGTATTGGCTGCCAAATAA
- a CDS encoding thioredoxin family protein yields MELLDWFQKGLSLHEYIGGMKVNKDEMMGIYDRFSLSDKEKARLAEFKDTGMKVIVLTEDWCGDAMLNNPILLKIAEEAGMEVRFILRDQNLELMDQYLTNGTSRAIPIYIFIDEAGKEKAVWGPRAKQVQEMVDDGRSKLPAQNAEDFKDKQMSMYSRLTASYQEDSKIWQFVADSIVDAIVSGK; encoded by the coding sequence ATGGAATTACTGGATTGGTTCCAAAAAGGGCTGAGTCTGCATGAATACATAGGGGGAATGAAAGTAAATAAAGATGAAATGATGGGCATTTACGATCGTTTTTCTTTATCAGATAAAGAGAAAGCAAGATTGGCAGAATTTAAGGACACTGGCATGAAAGTGATTGTACTCACTGAAGATTGGTGCGGAGATGCGATGCTGAATAATCCGATTCTGCTGAAAATCGCAGAGGAAGCAGGGATGGAAGTCCGTTTTATTTTAAGGGATCAGAATCTTGAGCTCATGGATCAATATTTGACTAACGGAACATCCAGAGCAATACCCATTTATATTTTTATAGATGAGGCGGGGAAGGAAAAAGCTGTTTGGGGACCTCGTGCCAAACAGGTTCAGGAAATGGTTGATGATGGAAGAAGTAAGCTCCCCGCACAGAATGCGGAAGACTTTAAGGACAAACAAATGAGCATGTACAGTAGACTAACTGCTTCCTATCAGGAGGATTCTAAGATCTGGCAATTTGTTGCTGATAGTATAGTAGATGCTATTGTTTCGGGGAAATAA